The sequence TTTACAAATGGATTCCCTTTAATTTTTATCGATCCAAGAATCTTTTTAGAAGAGGAGAGACACTTCAAAACCATTTTCTGGAAGGGTTTGGAGAATAACTCCATTTTTCCTATCTCATCTATGATGATAAGTTCTTTATTCTCCAAAGCATCTTCGAGGGCTTTTACACCAATCTCTTCAAAACTGTTTGTGTCGACACCATATTTCCCTACACGAAATGGGGATTTGATATTGACATGAGCAAGAATGCTTTCTTTTTTAGTGGTTATATCAACTATCTTAAAACCCTTTCTTCTTTCTCCATCTTTTATTTCTTTCGTATAAAAACCACCTGCCTTTAGCAGGGATAGTGAAAGAACCTTTTCGATGATTGTTGTCTTTCCAATTCCAGGGATTCCGGTAAGTAAGAAATTATTCAAAACTTATGTTTTTTCTTCCGTTATCTCTATATGATAACCTTTGATCTTTACCTCTTGTACCTTGCAATTTGCAGATTGAGGATCGATATCTTGTGGATGTTTACATTCATTAAAACATTTTAACAGAGCCTCTTCATCATCCTTAGCCACTTGGAGCTGCCAGCAGGGAATTCCTCCAAGCATATGAGATACCATGAATAATTTTAGCCTCTCCATCTTTAAGTTTCCTTATGTATTCAAAACATTTTCTGAAATGATCTATCCAGTAAAGTTTTTAAACTCTATGTATATATAAAAGGAAGAGAAAAGTCAAAGAAATAACCTTTTTGTATTAATTTACACTTTATCAAGGTGACCGCCAAATTTTTATAATTCATAGTCAATATTTTGACGATTTTTGAAGTCAAGTATTTTTTGTTAAAAGGTGAAGGGAGCAAATTAAAAAATAATTTTAATATTATCAGTATTTTATAAATATTAAAGGATAAAGGTAATTTGAAAAGATGAAATTATGGTATGAAAATTGCTGTTCCATTATCTGAATAAATCTCTTTATTATAAGGAGATAATCTATGAAGGAATTGGGGGAGATTCTTTTCGATATCCAGACCATTTATGACACGATGTCCCAAAGAGAAAAGATTAAGACCTTTAATATTAGAACGATTGATAAGTTTAAGAGGGAAGAGTTAGAAGAGGTACTGACGGGTATTAAAGAGAGCATGGATTATAGCTATCTTAATCTTTGATTCGCTTTTATCATTTTGAATATTTATTTTACGACCCTCTGAAGTTCTCTGAGGAGCTG is a genomic window of Nitrospinota bacterium containing:
- a CDS encoding NTPase yields the protein MNNFLLTGIPGIGKTTIIEKVLSLSLLKAGGFYTKEIKDGERRKGFKIVDITTKKESILAHVNIKSPFRVGKYGVDTNSFEEIGVKALEDALENKELIIIDEIGKMELFSKPFQKMVLKCLSSSKKILGSIKIKGNPFVNSIKRREDTKIVEVNEKNRNLLPDEIINLLKENKA